Sequence from the Paenibacillus tundrae genome:
GAGCGGCGGTAATTTGCGTTATACCTGCGGTGAAGACTGGATCGAGATCAGTGGAGGCGAAACGGGACATTTGGCTCCATCCGTTCGTGAGGCGAAGCTGCCAGACAAGTGCAAGGTTGTGCTTGTTAACTTCGTGACACCGTTTGATAAAACGATTCATATCTCACTTTCACCATCCATGGCGAAGAAATTGCAAGACCAATAAGTCCTCTTACGAAATTGAATATGGTTAACAAGAACAAGGCGGTATTTCAATCCAATTATGGATGATGGAATACCGCTTTATTTTGCACATTTTTTGCCTAAATCACATGAAACTACATGTTGAGAAGCCTACCTCAAGATGTGGTATACTGGAGAGTATGAATGAAAGCAAAGAGGAGGTGCCTTGGAAGATGAAGGGCAAGCTACTGCGGGCTGAGGGAGACCTCGCCAACATTATACCGATTCATTTGGATGCGTCTTTCTTTTTTGAAAGAGCTGTCCGCTCGCTGGACCGTAATCACGTCGACAAGGCATTAAAATATTTTCGTAAAGCTGTTGAATATGAACCGGAGAACCCGGTGAATCATTGTAATATGGCGGGTATATTATCTGAGAAAGGGGATTACGAGGCATCTAATGCGATTCTCGCGAATGTATTGGATGTCGTAGATCCGTCGATGACCGAGTGTTATTTCTATATGGCGAACAATTATGCCAATATGGATCGGTTTGAAGAAGCGGAGCAAGCGTTAGTAACGTATTTGGAAGAAGACACCCAGGGTCAGTTTATGACGGAGGCAGAAGAGATGATGGAGCTTCTGTATTACGAGTTGGACCGCCCAGCTAAACTGAACCGGATCAAATCACGTAAGGGTGTTGTGGAGCATGATCATGCACGGGAATTGTTAGAGGAAGGAAAATTCGCACAAGCAGCTGAGCTTCTGGAGGGCATGCCACCTGATTATCCAGATTATCTGGCTGTACGCAATAACCTGGCTCTTGCCTATTATTATATGGGTCAATTTCCTAAAGCGCGTGAGACCATTGCCGAGGTGCTTGAGCAAGAGCCGGGCAATTTGCATGCTCTGTGTAATCTGGCGATCTTCCATCAGAATGAGAACCGGACAGATCAAGTGTTACTATTGATCAAAAAGTTACGTGTCATCGTACCTTTCCAACAGGAACAGGTCTATAAACTCGCAACAACAATGGGTATTTTGGGGCAGCATGATACCGCCTATGTACATTTTCGTAGATTGCTTAAAGCCGAAGAGACGGCAGCAGATCCTGCGCTTGCGCACTATGCTGCAGTTGCGGCCTTTAATACCGGACGTTATGATGCAGCCGAACGGTTATGGCATCATGTAAGCAAGCTTGATCCAGGGTCTGAAGTGTCTACGTTTTATTTGTCTCGACTTAAGGCTGTACAACAAGACGAGCTTCAGCCCGAAAATTTAAGCTACCATTACCATCTTCCTTTTGATGAGCAATTCAAGCAATGGGAGAACTACGGAAATGGCAT
This genomic interval carries:
- a CDS encoding tetratricopeptide repeat protein → MKGKLLRAEGDLANIIPIHLDASFFFERAVRSLDRNHVDKALKYFRKAVEYEPENPVNHCNMAGILSEKGDYEASNAILANVLDVVDPSMTECYFYMANNYANMDRFEEAEQALVTYLEEDTQGQFMTEAEEMMELLYYELDRPAKLNRIKSRKGVVEHDHARELLEEGKFAQAAELLEGMPPDYPDYLAVRNNLALAYYYMGQFPKARETIAEVLEQEPGNLHALCNLAIFHQNENRTDQVLLLIKKLRVIVPFQQEQVYKLATTMGILGQHDTAYVHFRRLLKAEETAADPALAHYAAVAAFNTGRYDAAERLWHHVSKLDPGSEVSTFYLSRLKAVQQDELQPENLSYHYHLPFDEQFKQWENYGNGIPEEMKNDPLIRSSFFWALRHGDRATKLQVIHALGMIGDYEVQQALQSFIQESDEQQDLVEAAQSVLNELLATEQHSERSRAVLPLSTVAARSIQNAAISAEGSQTESISHWQAVVDRALQMTETKAELQQEMERIWTDYVSRAHPEMTAMKHIEGWAAGLEYLAAKIHRRPVTYQSVAERYGISASTVSKYAKQINKVCSTVPPTV